The Bacillus sp. NEB1478 genome contains the following window.
CCTAATGCATGATGCCTTTCTACAACGGGAATTTCACAGTGCTCACAGAAGTCTTCTAAACGGACTAAATCAACATTAGGTTCTGCGATTTTATATAAAAAGGATGTATCTACAATTCTGTGGATAAACTTTTTCCGAAAAAGCTTCCAGTTCGCATGCTGCAGAAATTTCTTTTCATGACTCGCATGATGGGCAACTAGCACATCCCCTTTTACGAAAGCATAAAAATCGACCAGCACTTTTGAAAGCTCAGGAGATTCCGCAATGTCCTCATCATGAATCCCAGTAAGCTCCTTAATTTCAGGTGATAGCTTTTGATTGCAGCGAACTAGAGAGTAGAATGTTTCATCGTGCTGGATAATCCCACCCTTCACTTTTACAGCTCCGATCGAAATAATTTCATCACCTTGATCAGGAAAAAAGCCAGTTGTCTCCAGATCGAACACAACAACATTCAATTCATTTAACGGAATACTCAACGTTTTTTCATTTCTTGCTTCTTTTTCTAACTGTCTAATAAAAGCTAGCTGCTGTGCACTGGATTGACCTTGCAATGACGCATAAACACTTGAATTCACTTTTCCTTGAACCTGTTTCATAAACTGGATAAGCGGATCAAATCTCATTTTTGCAGCTTCCCTTTTATAGTTGATTTCGTAAATTCCTGAAGCCTTTTCCCGTTCTTTAAAAGGTGTTTCAGCTCTTTTTTCTCCTTTTTATCCAGTTCCTTTATATCCAGATAATGAACATCATCATACATTTCCGTACTCTTTTGATGCTGTTTCAGCCGGTAACTGAGCAACTTTTCAAAGTCTGCCCGATATGCATCCAGCTCACCATCATAAGCTGGCAATCTAGAAAGCTCTTCAATCCTCGAAAGTGTAGATGATGATTCTACCCTTTCTTTAAGTGCAAACAAACGGATGCAATTCACAAAAGGGAAAAATCCTGCATGTTTTAGATCAATACTTCCTGTATGCGAACCGTGTGTTTCTGTCAAAAACTGCTGAAACACCCCAACCGCTTTCTTCACATGAATCGTATTTTCTAATAAGCGCTCCATAAAATTAGGATTGCTCTCAATATAATCATAGATCTGCTGTTTTAATTCGCTTACGTATTTTTCTTCACCAACTAAAACTCGAGCATCATAAAAAATCAGCAGAAAGCGAATTGATTCAAAACTTTCTTCCTCCAACCACTTCATTATTTGTGTGTTCCATTCCCCTTTTGATTTGCACCATAAAGGGTTTGAGCTCATCACATTTCCATCGCAATACGGATAACCGACTGCATGCAGCCCGGATGTAATTTCTTTTCCAAGCTTTTGAAAAAATTCGTTTGATTTTTCGTCAGATTGCTCGTAAATCAAACCATGGTCTTGATCACTAATGATTGCCTGTTCAAACCTTCCTGCACTTCCCAAAACAAACCAAGAAAATAGACAAGGAGGCTCGCCCCATTCTTCTTTTACTCGGTCCAATGCAATATCGTAAACATTTTTCATCACATTATCATGAAAATGATTTAATTCAGCCGAATCCGTCAGATGATTTTCGATTTCACTATCGCGCCATTTTTTTAATGAATCATACGAATCCATCACCATACTCATTTCAACACATCCTATTTATGAAAAAACATAGGGGTCTGACCCGGGTCTGTCCCGGGGACAGACCCCTATGTCGTTCATCACTAATTCGCCAATCTGCTTTGTTCTTCCTTTTGCTCTTCTTTTATTTGTTCTTCTTTCATAAAAGCTTCTGGATAACCGTAGCTTCCATGTTCACTTACATCTAAACCGATGATCTCTTCTTCCTCAGTTACACGCAAACCATTCATTACTTTTTTCATGACGTAAAGGATTGCAAATGATACGACGAAAGCAAATAGTCCGCAAACTGCAACACCCATCGCTTGCACGCCTAACTGGTGGAATCCACCGCCATAAAACAAGCCTGGCTTACCTACTGCTGCTAATTCTTTTGTCGCGAACAATCCATTCGATAAAGTACCCCAAACACCTGCTGCACCATGAACAGAAAGTGCATAGATCGGGTCATCAATCTTCAGTTTATCGAATAGCTTTACACTATAAAATACAAGGATTCCGGCAACAAAACCGATTACTACTGCTGCCCAAGTTTCAACGAATGCACATGAAGCTGTAATGGCAACGAGCCCTGCCAATGCTCCGTTCAGGATCGTCGTAATGTCCGACTTGCCTAGAACCATCCACGAAATAATCAATGCTGCAATTGCACCGGCACCAGCAGCAATGTTCGTGTTCAACGCTACAAAACCGAAGAAACCGTCATCTACTACAAACGTACTTCCTGCATTGAATCCAAACCAGCCTACCCATAAAACGAGGACGCCTAAAGCTGTGAAAACTTGATTGTGACCGTAAATATTGTTTACTGAACCATTTTTATTAAATTTCCCAATTCGCGGTTTTAAAAGAATCGTAGCTGCAAGCGATGCCGCTGCCCCTGTTAAGTGAACAACTGTTGAACCGGCAAAATCCTGCTTGCCGTGTTCAGCTAACCATCCTCCGCCCCATATCCAATGGGCAATGATCGGATACACAATCGCAGAGAAAAGAATCGAAAACACAACATAAGCCGTAAGTTTTGCGCGTTCTGCAAACCCTCCGAACGCAATCGTTAAGGAGATCCCTGCGAATGCGAGCTGAAATAAAAAGTATGCTGACGTTGAATAAT
Protein-coding sequences here:
- a CDS encoding exonuclease domain-containing protein, with the protein product MRFDPLIQFMKQVQGKVNSSVYASLQGQSSAQQLAFIRQLEKEARNEKTLSIPLNELNVVVFDLETTGFFPDQGDEIISIGAVKVKGGIIQHDETFYSLVRCNQKLSPEIKELTGIHDEDIAESPELSKVLVDFYAFVKGDVLVAHHASHEKKFLQHANWKLFRKKFIHRIVDTSFLYKIAEPNVDLVRLEDFCEHCEIPVVERHHALGDAKMTAKLWSIYIKRIQDLGLKCLHDVYERLAR
- a CDS encoding DUF294 nucleotidyltransferase-like domain-containing protein encodes the protein MSMVMDSYDSLKKWRDSEIENHLTDSAELNHFHDNVMKNVYDIALDRVKEEWGEPPCLFSWFVLGSAGRFEQAIISDQDHGLIYEQSDEKSNEFFQKLGKEITSGLHAVGYPYCDGNVMSSNPLWCKSKGEWNTQIMKWLEEESFESIRFLLIFYDARVLVGEEKYVSELKQQIYDYIESNPNFMERLLENTIHVKKAVGVFQQFLTETHGSHTGSIDLKHAGFFPFVNCIRLFALKERVESSSTLSRIEELSRLPAYDGELDAYRADFEKLLSYRLKQHQKSTEMYDDVHYLDIKELDKKEKKELKHLLKNGKRLQEFTKSTIKGKLQK
- a CDS encoding ammonium transporter; this translates as MFSLNSVWLILGAILVILMQGGFILLEAGSTRMKNAGHIAGKTVFTFGMASIVFWAVGYGFIFGNNGNFFVGLTDFFYSGKQAEGMDYSTSAYFLFQLAFAGISLTIAFGGFAERAKLTAYVVFSILFSAIVYPIIAHWIWGGGWLAEHGKQDFAGSTVVHLTGAAASLAATILLKPRIGKFNKNGSVNNIYGHNQVFTALGVLVLWVGWFGFNAGSTFVVDDGFFGFVALNTNIAAGAGAIAALIISWMVLGKSDITTILNGALAGLVAITASCAFVETWAAVVIGFVAGILVFYSVKLFDKLKIDDPIYALSVHGAAGVWGTLSNGLFATKELAAVGKPGLFYGGGFHQLGVQAMGVAVCGLFAFVVSFAILYVMKKVMNGLRVTEEEEIIGLDVSEHGSYGYPEAFMKEEQIKEEQKEEQSRLAN